In Tachysurus vachellii isolate PV-2020 chromosome 1, HZAU_Pvac_v1, whole genome shotgun sequence, a genomic segment contains:
- the gfi1aa gene encoding growth factor independent 1A transcription repressor a isoform X1, which produces MKYLPSNLRVNMPRSFLVKSKRAHSYHQPRSLEDDYIRLDALLTHTYTEIQAESDCFEEVNKGAGRYSPEGSAVCTAELKAQHSPLSCEGSVCDPPAEIEETVWRPRSTSSSPDVDEYPLSSPDDVQPFDLTFRPCAWSHGRSELRRLVRPLPRSHVARETPSLGVYNSTKRITEAFFSSQSSFRGLSQEEYSSLATDLLKSRAQGYYTDFKTVPQNAEFKSHPDVLCTRLQSHGSYTCVKCAKVFSTPHGLEVHARRSHSGTRPFACEMCGKTFGHAVSLEQHKVVHSQERIFSCKICGKSFKRSSTLSTHLLIHSDTRPYPCQYCGKRFHQKSDMKKHTFIHTGEKPHKCQVCGKAFSQSSNLITHSRKHTGFKPFGCDSCGKGFQRKVDLRRHRETQHGLK; this is translated from the exons ATGAAATATTT ACCCTCGAACCTGAGAGTGAACATGCCGAGGTCATTTTTAGTGAAGAGCAAACGTGCTCACAGCTACCACCAACCTCGCAGCCTGGAGGAcgactacatccgactcgatGCTCTGctgacacacacctacacag AGATCCAGGCCGAGTCTGACTGCTTTGAGGAAGTGAATAAAGGAGCAGGTCGATATTCACCTGAAGGCAGCGCAGTGTGTACGGCCGAACTTAAAGCTCAGCACTCTCCGCTCAGCTGtgagggaagtgtgtgtgatcCGCCCGCCGAGATCGAGGAGACAGTCTGGAGACCCAGATCCACATCTTCTTCTCCag ATGTGGATGAATATCCGTTATCGTCACCAGATGATGTCCAGCCTTTCGACCTGACCTTCCGACCCTGCGCCTGGAGTCACGGTCGTTCGGAGCTCAGACGCCTGGTCAGACCGCTTCCTCGGAGTCACGTGGCGCGTGAGACGCCGTCCCTTGGCGTTTACAACTCCACAAAGAGGATCACCGAGGCCTTCTTCTCCAGTCAGTCCTCGTTCCGAGGGCTCTCTCAGGAGGAGTACAGCTCGTTGGCTACGGATCTCCTGAAGAGCCGCGCACAAGGATATTACACTGACTTCAAGACCGTTCCTCAGAACGCAGAGTTCAAATCGCACCCTGATGTCTTGTGCACGAGGCTGCAATCACACGGCTCTTACACGTGCGTCAAGTGCGCTAAG GTGTTTTCTACGCCTCATGGCTTAGAGGTCCACGCCCGGCGCTCACACAGCGGCACCAGGCCTTTCGCCTGCGAGATGTGTGGGAAAACCTTCGGTCACGCCGTGAGTTTGGAACAGCACAAAGTCGTCCACTCGCAA gagaggaTTTTCAGCTGTAAAATCTGTGGAAAAAGCTTTAAGAGGTCGTCCACTCTGTCCACACACCTGCTGATCCACTCGGACACGCGGCCGTATCCCTGTCAATACTGCGGCAAGAGATTCCACCAGAAATctgacatgaagaaacacacctTCATCCACACAG GTGAAAAGCCACACAAATGTCAGGTTTGTGGAAAGGCGTTCAGTCAGAGCTCCAACCTCATCACACACAGCCGCAAACACACCGGCTTCAAACCGTTCGGCTGTGACTCGTGTGGTAAAGGTTTCCAGCGTAAAGTGGACTTGAGGAGACACCGAGAAACACAACACGGCCTGAAATAA
- the gfi1aa gene encoding growth factor independent 1A transcription repressor a isoform X2, giving the protein MPRSFLVKSKRAHSYHQPRSLEDDYIRLDALLTHTYTEIQAESDCFEEVNKGAGRYSPEGSAVCTAELKAQHSPLSCEGSVCDPPAEIEETVWRPRSTSSSPDVDEYPLSSPDDVQPFDLTFRPCAWSHGRSELRRLVRPLPRSHVARETPSLGVYNSTKRITEAFFSSQSSFRGLSQEEYSSLATDLLKSRAQGYYTDFKTVPQNAEFKSHPDVLCTRLQSHGSYTCVKCAKVFSTPHGLEVHARRSHSGTRPFACEMCGKTFGHAVSLEQHKVVHSQERIFSCKICGKSFKRSSTLSTHLLIHSDTRPYPCQYCGKRFHQKSDMKKHTFIHTGEKPHKCQVCGKAFSQSSNLITHSRKHTGFKPFGCDSCGKGFQRKVDLRRHRETQHGLK; this is encoded by the exons ATGCCGAGGTCATTTTTAGTGAAGAGCAAACGTGCTCACAGCTACCACCAACCTCGCAGCCTGGAGGAcgactacatccgactcgatGCTCTGctgacacacacctacacag AGATCCAGGCCGAGTCTGACTGCTTTGAGGAAGTGAATAAAGGAGCAGGTCGATATTCACCTGAAGGCAGCGCAGTGTGTACGGCCGAACTTAAAGCTCAGCACTCTCCGCTCAGCTGtgagggaagtgtgtgtgatcCGCCCGCCGAGATCGAGGAGACAGTCTGGAGACCCAGATCCACATCTTCTTCTCCag ATGTGGATGAATATCCGTTATCGTCACCAGATGATGTCCAGCCTTTCGACCTGACCTTCCGACCCTGCGCCTGGAGTCACGGTCGTTCGGAGCTCAGACGCCTGGTCAGACCGCTTCCTCGGAGTCACGTGGCGCGTGAGACGCCGTCCCTTGGCGTTTACAACTCCACAAAGAGGATCACCGAGGCCTTCTTCTCCAGTCAGTCCTCGTTCCGAGGGCTCTCTCAGGAGGAGTACAGCTCGTTGGCTACGGATCTCCTGAAGAGCCGCGCACAAGGATATTACACTGACTTCAAGACCGTTCCTCAGAACGCAGAGTTCAAATCGCACCCTGATGTCTTGTGCACGAGGCTGCAATCACACGGCTCTTACACGTGCGTCAAGTGCGCTAAG GTGTTTTCTACGCCTCATGGCTTAGAGGTCCACGCCCGGCGCTCACACAGCGGCACCAGGCCTTTCGCCTGCGAGATGTGTGGGAAAACCTTCGGTCACGCCGTGAGTTTGGAACAGCACAAAGTCGTCCACTCGCAA gagaggaTTTTCAGCTGTAAAATCTGTGGAAAAAGCTTTAAGAGGTCGTCCACTCTGTCCACACACCTGCTGATCCACTCGGACACGCGGCCGTATCCCTGTCAATACTGCGGCAAGAGATTCCACCAGAAATctgacatgaagaaacacacctTCATCCACACAG GTGAAAAGCCACACAAATGTCAGGTTTGTGGAAAGGCGTTCAGTCAGAGCTCCAACCTCATCACACACAGCCGCAAACACACCGGCTTCAAACCGTTCGGCTGTGACTCGTGTGGTAAAGGTTTCCAGCGTAAAGTGGACTTGAGGAGACACCGAGAAACACAACACGGCCTGAAATAA